A part of Antennarius striatus isolate MH-2024 chromosome 21, ASM4005453v1, whole genome shotgun sequence genomic DNA contains:
- the LOC137588276 gene encoding ATP-citrate synthase isoform X1, whose protein sequence is MSAKAISEQTGKEFLFKHLCTSAALQNRFRYANVSADTDWARLTQEHPWLLTERLVVKPDQLIKRRGKLGLVGVDLDLQGVREWLKSRLMKETTVGKAKGVLRNFLVEPFVPHTQEEEYYVCIYATREGDHVLFHHEGGVDIGDVDAKAQRLMVAVDDKLREDQVREELLTHVPEDKKEVLSSFLVGLFNLYEDLYFTYLEINPLVVNKDGVYVLDMAAKIDATADYICKAKWGDVEFPPPFGREAYPEEAYIADLDAKSGASLKLTLLNPRGRIWTMVAGGGASVVYSDTICDLGGVDELANYGEYSGAPSEQQTYDYAKTILSLMTREKHPQGKVLIVGGSIANFTNVAATFKGIVRAIKDYQGPLKEHEVTIFVRRGGPNYQEGLRVMGEVGKTTGIPIHVFGTETHMTAIVGMALGHRPIPNQPPMDAHTANFLLNASSGPMTPAATRTASFSEPRSPTEVSPAKKPKAGPPPDGLHSVLWPQKNVVTDDWTEVGASPGCSGAKATTLFRKQTKAIIWGMQTRAVQGMMDFDYVCSRDEPSVAAMVYPFTGDHKQKFYWGHKEILLPVYKNMADATKKHPEVDVLISFASLRSAFDSTMEAMQFPQIRTISIIAEGIPEAQTRKMIKVADEKGVTIIGPATVGGIKPGCFKIGNTGGMLDNILASKLYRPGSVAYVSRSGGMSNELNNIISRTTDGVYEGVAIGGDRYPGSTFMDHVLRYQDTPGVEMIVVLGEIGGTEEYRICQGIIEGRITKPVVCWCIGTCATMFSSEVQFGHAGACANQASETALAKNQALRDAGAYVPKSFDELGNVIRTVYDELVANGTIVPAQEVPPPTVPMDYSWARELGLIRKPASFMTSICDERGQELIYAGMPITEVFKEEMGLGGVLGLLWFQRRLPRYACQFIEMCLMVTADHGPAVSGAHNTIVCARAGKDLISSLTSGLLTIGDRFGGALDAAAKQFSKAFDSGMLPMEFVNKMKKDGKLIMGIGHRVKSVNNPDMRVQILKDFVKQHFTSTQLLDYALDVEKITTSKKPNLILNVDGFIGVAFVDLLRTCGGFTRDEADEFVEIGALNGIFVLGRSMGFIGHYLDQKRLKQGLYRHPWDDISYVLPEHMSM, encoded by the exons ATGTCGGCGAAAGCCATCTCCGAGCAGACAGGAAAGGAGTTCCTGTTTAAGCACCTCTGCACCTCGGCGGCCCTGCAGAACCGCTTCCGGTATGCCAACGTCAGCGCCGACACAGACTGGGCCCGCCTCACCCAGGAGCACCCCTGGCTCTTGACGGAG CGGCTCGTGGTGAAGCCAGATCAACTCATCAAGCGTCGAGGGAAGCTTGGCCTGGTGGGCGTCGACCTGGACCTGCAAGGCGTCAGAGAATGGCTGAAGTCCCGCCTCATGAAAGAGACCACT GTGGGAAAGGCTAAAGGTGTGCTGAGGAACTTCCTCGTCGAGCCTTTtgttccacacacacag gaggaggagtattatgtgtgtatttatgctACGCGTGAGGGCGACCATGTGCTCTTCCATCACGAGGGGGGAGTGGACATCGGAGACGTGGACGCCAAGGCCCAGAGGCTGATGGTAGCCGTGGACGACAAGCTGAGGGAGGACCAAGTCAGAGAGGAGCTCCTCACACACGTTCCTGAAGACAAGAAGGA AGTCCTGTCCAGTTTCTTAGTGGGTCTCTTCAACTTGTACGAGGATCTGTACTTCACCTACCTTGAGATTAATCCTTTAG TTGTCAACAAAGATGGAGTGTATGTTCTCGACATGGCAGCCAAGATCGACGCCACCGCCGATTACATCTGCAAGGCTAAGTGGGGAGACGTGGAGTTTCCTCCGCCCTTCGGCAGAGAAGCGTATCCAGAG GAGGCGTACATCGCCGATCTGGATGCTAAGAGCGGCGCCAGCCTGAAGCTGACCCTGCTGAACCCTCGTGGAAGGATCTGGACCATGGTGGCTGGGGGAGGAGCTTCAGTGGTCTACAG CGACACCATCTGTGACCTGGGTGGGGTGGACGAGCTGGCCAACTACGGCGAGTACTCCGGGGCGCCCAGCGAGCAGCAGACCTACGACTACGCCAAGACCATTCTGTCTCTCATGACCCGGGAGAAACACCCTCAGG GGAAGGTGCTGATCGTCGGGGGGAGCATTGCCAACTTCACCAACGTAGCAGCGACATTCAAG gGCATCGTCAGGGCCATCAAAGACTATCAGGGTCCCCTGAAGGAGCACGAGGTCACCATCTTTGTCCGCCGTGGGGGGCCCAACTACCAGGAGGGgttgagggtgatgggggaagTCG GTAAGACCACCGGGATCCCCATCCACGTCTTCGGCACAGAGACCCACATGACGGCCATCGTCGGCATGGCGCTGGGCCACCGGCCAATCCCGAACCAGCCCCCGATGGACGCGCACACCGCCAACTTCCTGCTCAATGCCAGCAGCGGTCCAATG actccAGCTGCCACCAGGACCGCCTCCTTCTCTGAACCCAGGAGTCCCACTGAGGTCTCCCCCGCCAAAAAACCCAAAGCAGGCCCTCCACCAG ACGGTCTTCATTCTGTTCTGTGGCCGCAGAAGAATGTGGTCACAGACGATTGGACAG AGGTGGGGGCCTCTCCAGGCTGCAGCGGAG CCAAAGCCACCACGCTGTTCAGGAAGCAAACCAAGGCCATCATCTGGGGCATGCAGACCCGCGCCGTCCAGGGAATGATGGACTTCGACTACGTGTGTTCTCGGGACGAGCCCTCTGTGGCCGCCATGGTCTACCCCTTCAC TGGCGATCACAAGCAGAAGTTCTACTGGGGCCACAAGGAGATCCTGCTGCCGGTCTACAAGAACATGGCCGACGCCACGAAGAAGCACCCGGAGGTGGACGTCCTGATCAGCTTTGCTTCGTTACGCTCAGCCTTTGACAGCACGATGGAGGCCATGCAGTTCCCTCAG ATCCGCACCATCTCCATCATCGCTGAGGGCATCCCTGAAGCTCAGACCAGGAAGATGATCAAGGTGGCTGACGAGAAAGGCGTGACCATCATCGGCCCTGCGACC GTCGGAGGCATCAAGCCGGGCTGCTTTAAGATCGGTAACACCGGCGGCATGCTGGACAACATCCTGGCCTCCAAGCTGTATCGTCCCGGTAGCGTGGCGTATGTGTCGCGCTCGGGGGGCATGTCCAATGAGCTGAACAACATCATCTCCCGCACCACGGATGGCGTCTATGAGGGCGTGGCCATCGGCGGCGACAG GTATCCTGGCTCCACCTTCATGGACCACGTCCTGCGGTACCAGGACACGCCAGGGGTTGAGATGATCGTGGTGCTGGGAGAG ATTGGAGGCACAGAGGAATACAGGATCTGTCAGGGCATCATCGAGGGCAGGATCACCAAACCTGTGGTGTGCTGGTGCATCGGGACCTGTGCCACCATGTTCTCCTCTgag GTCCAGTTCGGTCACGCCGGCGCCTGTGCCAACCAGGCCTCTGAGACGGCGCTGGCCAAGAACCAGGCCCTGAGGGACGCGGGGGCTTACGTACCCAAGAGCTTTGATGAGCTGGGAAACGTCATCAG AACTGTTTACGATGAACTGGTGGCCAACGGTACCATCGTTCCTGCCCAGGAGGTGCCTCCCCCAACGGTACCGATGGATTACTCCTGGGCCAGG GAGCTGGGTCTGATCCGTAAACCGGCGTCCTTCATGACCAGCATCTGTGACGAGCGAGGCCAGGAGCTGATCTACGCTGGGATGCCCATCACAGAGGTCTTCAAGGAGGAGATGGGTTTGGGGGGCGTGCTGGGTCTGCTCTGGTTCCAGCGCAG GCTGCCGCGCTACGCCTGCCAGTTCATCGAGATGTGTCTGATGGTGACCGCCGACCACGGGCCGGCCGTCTCCGGCGCTCACAACACCATCGTCTGCGCTCGAGCGGGAAAAGACCTCATCTCCAGCCTCACCTCCGGCCTGCTCACCATC GGCGACCGCTTCGGAGGTGCTCTGGACGCCGCTGCCAAGCAGTTCAGCAAGGCGTTCGACAGCGGCATGCTCCCGATGGAGTTCGTCAACAAGATGAAGAAGGACGGCAAGCTGATCATGGGCATCGGCCACAGGGTCAAGTCG GTCAACAACCCCGACATGCGTGTGCAGATCCTGAAGGACTTTGTGAAGCAGCATTTCACCTCCACCCAGCTGCTGGACTACGCCCTGGACGTTGAGAAGATCACCACCTCCAAG AAACCCAACCTGATCCTCAACGTGGACGGGTTCATTGGCGTTGCCTTCGTGGACCTGCTCAGGACGTGTGGCGGCTTCACGCG AGACGAGGCGG